A window from Vanessa atalanta chromosome 18, ilVanAtal1.2, whole genome shotgun sequence encodes these proteins:
- the LOC125071192 gene encoding single-strand selective monofunctional uracil DNA glycosylase — LDLLVIDVKSSFFTTETEELGSGKPNSISEEYLEIVQELNDSLREFTLPAAVKCVYNPTIYARQTFEMYVRKYCNTKKRIMFFGMNPGPWGMSQTGVPFGEISSVRDWLGIEGPVSKPCNEIRERPVNGFACTRTEVSGKRFWGLLKNICGTPDTFFETSFVYNYINQQWMKSNGCNLTPGDFKVSEMEGLYNICDPILVKVLKLYEVEIIVAIGKFCETRAQKALKKYMPCNNIKILYLSHPSPRTVNNNNWDQKALEQLKAHDLLKYYKK, encoded by the exons TTGGACTTACTGGTGATTG ATGTGAAATCGTCATTTTTTACTACTGAAACGGAAGAACTTGGATCTGGAAAACCAAACAGTATCTCCGAAGAATATCTTGAAATCGTACAGGAACTCAATGACTCACTTCGTGAATTTACTTTACCAGCTGCTGTTAAATGCGTTTACAATCCCACAATATACGCCAGACAAACTTTTGAAATGTATGTTCGAAAATATTGTAAcacaaaaaaaagaattatgttTTTTGGCATGAATCCTGGTCCTTGGGGAATGTCCCAAACTGGT GTGCCTTTCGGTGAAATTTCATCAGTACGAGATTGGTTAGGAATAGAGGGTCCTGTGAGTAAGCCATGTAATGAAATTAGAGAACGTCCTGTCAATGGCTTTGCATGTACTCGGACTGAA GTAAGTGGAAAAAGGTTTTGGGGactgcttaaaaatatttgtggaACACCAGATACTTTTTTTGAAACAAGTTTTGTCTATAACTATATTAATCAACAATGGATGAAAAGCAACGGGTGCAACCTTACTCCAGGAGATTTTAAG gtttCAGAAATGGAAGGTCTCTATAATATTTGTGATCCTATTTTAGTCAAAGTTTTGAAACTGTATGAAGTGGAAATTATTGTAGCAATAGGAAAATTCTGTGAAACCAGAGCacaaaaagctttaaaaaaatatatgccatGTAATAATATcaag atacTTTATTTATCACATCCAAGTCCTAGAACTgtgaacaataataattggGATCAAAAAGCGCTGGAGCAACTAAAAGCTCatgatcttttaaaatattataaaaagtag
- the LOC125071167 gene encoding HSPB1-associated protein 1, whose protein sequence is MVSLDEDLIRNLIVKSCTPIVFRKFVNDWPMCGWRQEKWDSIFGNKEIPFRCLRKNVISDEPCWERCCKIRNMTFKNFVENSITSNEWMYFDYKHLHQWFSGESELCKEISWKQFGYPDKGASETTLWVGSKGAHTPAHQDTYGYNIVAQVHGKKRWILFPPETGGLKPTRVPYEESSVYSELNFYCPSNLDVFNGLTGGRMVELSAGDALFVPRGWWHYVQNIDPLNITFNIWLPHEKDSSTHVSEALIKIFVAQICKDLPQDTAKLLVNPNEDDIADTPLAVLFLQLESVVNTYLDKKRKARRVKRQRTRDDPQSSDVEEADLKLLLENHTNNIQIVPTITNSDIIEIIKGNLKEYIAEDKAHDEDEVEGATSSLCLTKAVIDAFSQSNVIDLVKQNLFVKLG, encoded by the exons atgGTTTCTCTGGACGAAGATTTAATCCGCAATTTGATTGTAAAAAGTTGCACGCCTATTGTATTTCGGAAATTTGTTAATGATTGGCCAATGTGTGGATGGCGTCAGGAGAAATGGGATTCAATATTTGGCAATAAGGAAATACCATTTCGTTGCTTGAGAAAAAATGTCATCAGTGACGAACCATGTTGGGAGAGATGCTGTAAGATAAGAAATATGACATTTAAGAACTTTGTTGAAAATTCTATTACCAGCAATGAGTGGATGTACTTTGACTACAAACACCTTCACCAGTGGTTTAGTGGAGAAAGTGAACTATGTaag gaAATATCATGGAAACAGTTTGGGTATCCTGATAAAGGAGCTTCTGAGACAACCCTCTGGGTTGGGAGCAAGGGAGCTCACACTCCAGCCCACCAAGACACCTATGGCTATAACATTGTTGCACAAGTACATGGAaa GAAGAGGTGGATCTTATTTCCTCCCGAAACAGGTGGTCTTAAACCTACAAGGGTACCATATGAAGAATCTAGTGTTTACAGTGAATTAAATTTCTACTGCCCCAGTAATTTGGATGTTTTTAatg gtTTAACGGGGGGACGAATGGTTGAACTGTCAGCAGGGGATGCCCTTTTTGTGCCCAGAGGCTGGTGGCACTATGTGCAAAACATTGATCCTTTAAATATTACCTTCAATATTTGGTTGCcacat gaaaAAGACAGCTCAACACATGTATCAGAAgctctaattaaaatatttgtagctCAAATATGTAAGGATCTTCCTCAAGATACAGCCAAACTATTGGTCAATCCTAATGAG GATGATATAGCAGATACACCATTAGCAGTATTATTTTTGCAATTGGAATCTGTCGTAAATACATATTTGGATAAGAAGCGTAAAGCGCGTCGAGTGAAACGACAGCGAACGCGAGACGACCCTCAAAGTTCCGACGTAGAAGAAGCTGATCTCAAACTTTTATTAGAAAATCACACTAACAACATTCAAATTGTTCCTACTATAACAAATAGTGATATCATCGAAATAATAAAAGGcaatttaaaagaatacataGCTGAAGATAAAGCGCACGACGAGGACGAAGTAGAGGGCGCCACGAGCAGTCTGTGTTTAACAAAGGCTGTGATTGATGCGTTCAGTCAAAGCAACGTCATTGATCTCGTTAAGCAGAATCTCTTTGTTAAGTTAGGCTAG
- the LOC125071182 gene encoding elongation of very long chain fatty acids protein-like produces the protein MALVLRQTVKLFFYLNDEITDPRTKDWPLIGSPFPGLLLLAIYLLTVLKWLPQFMEKRPAYDLRKLIAYYNAVQVFCCGYVVYQSLKLGWLNHYKLICQRVDDGPLVMEYAWKVCYAYFVIKLVDLFDTVFFVLRKKQNQVTFLHVYHHFGMVAVAWGMVKWLPGGHYTFLLPLNSFVHIIMYSYYLLTTWDESYKKSLWWKKHVTQIQILQFTLILLHFIAIVFAADCDFPRVPAYILIPQNLFMVILFSDFYYRSYIKTNKSTKKE, from the exons atggcgCTTGTATTGAGGCAAAcagtgaaactttttttttatctaaatgatGAAATTACTG ATCCAAGAACTAAAGATTGGCCTTTAATAGGCTCTCCTTTTCCCGGTCTATTACTACTTGCTATTTACTTACTGACGGTATTAAAGTGGCTCCCTCAGTTTATGGAGAAAAGACCTGCTTATGATCTTCGTAAATTAATAGCCTACTACAATGCCGTTCAAGTATTCTGTTGTGGGTACGTCGTGTACCAG AGTCTAAAGTTGGGGTGGCTTAAtcactataaattaatatgtcaaCGAGTGGATGACGGTCCGCTAGTTATGGAATACGCGTGGAAAGTCTGCTACGCCTACTTTGTTATCAAACTGGTGGATCTTTTCGATACG GTATTCTTTGTCCTGAGGAAAAAACAAAACCAAGTGACATTTTTGCACGTGTACCATCATTTCGGAATGGTAGCTGTAGCGTGGGGAATGGTAAAATGGTTACCAG GTGGCCACTACACATTTCTGTTACCGCTCAACTCATTTGTACACATAATTATGTACAGTTACTATTTACTGACGACATGGGACGAGTCGTACAAGAAGTCTCTATGGTGGAAAAAGCATGTAACGCAAATTCAAATC ttGCAGTTCACACTTATACTTTTGCACTTCATAGCAATAGTGTTTGCTGCAGATTGTGATTTTCCACGGGTACCGGCATACATCCTCATTCCACAGAACCTATTTATGGTGATTTTGTTCAGTGATTTCTACTACAGATcatatatcaaaacaaacaaatctaCCAAAAAGGAGTAA
- the LOC125071188 gene encoding trafficking protein particle complex subunit 6b, with the protein MADDIVFELLHSEIINYALEPKNTNGSKEVDLSVVEYIGFAAGYKIMERLTREWPRFKDELDTMKFICTDFWTCIYKKQIDNLRTNHQGVYVLQDNAFRFLTNFSNGHQYLEYAPRYVAYTCGLIRGGLANLCINSIVTAEVQSMPSCKFHIHVQRT; encoded by the exons ATGGCTGATGATATAGTGTTCGAGTTATTACATTCTGAAATTATTAACTACGCTTTAGAACCAAAAAATACGAATGGTAGTAAG GAGGTAGATTTGTCTGTAGTGGAGTACATTGGATTTGCAGCTGGTTATAAAATAATGGAAAGGCTAACAAGAGAATGGCCAAGGTTTAAAGATGAATTGGACACAATGAAGTTCATATGTACAGATTTTTGGACatgcatttataaaaaacagataGACAACTTAAGGACAAATCACCAGGGTGTATATGTCCTACAAGATAATGCTTTTAGATTTCTTACCAATTTCTCAAATGGACATCAATATTTGGAATATGCACCTAGg tatgtGGCATACACATGTGGCTTGATAAGAGGGGGTCTGGCCAATCTCTGCATTAACAGTATTGTGACCGCTGAAGTACAATCAATGCCATCTTGTAAATTTCATATACATGTCCAAAGaacttaa
- the LOC125071172 gene encoding uncharacterized protein LOC125071172, whose amino-acid sequence MDVKNISEIKDGESTSPLVLVEAPSILEVPNLKLDGSVKKKRRRGKTKRKIIKPFLKMPWQERRMIDNSKRNNRFRKIVLSKTQAPFNNNQFLMEIHKPEPENNFNLFRTPSARTRDSSFSVDSEENYFFSLPEDEEEYLTKEFSSVYEDAQSERLSNMSKNELVQEYLLLEAKYDNLIKRNERSKVKDTEGDKDVSVADKDVSITDKDSMLTDRDTSGTSVMSGSIDEPSVYDVMQRLKEQDEQIRELQLANEKLLLENSHLRQRNQGSSEDSESDSSSTSDSCSSSSCSSSPEHEPVLVNGDVAANENHIVNGEHNVTNGVQPTPPLVNGFHSPSDKN is encoded by the coding sequence ATGGATGTTAAAAACATATCAGAAATAAAAGATGGCGAATCAACGAGTCCTCTTGTGCTGGTAGAAGCGCCATCTATATTAGAAGTGCCAAATCTCAAACTAGATGgaagtgtaaaaaaaaagagaagacGCGGGAAAACCAaacgaaaaattataaaaccatttttaaaaatgcCTTGGCAGGAAAGAAGAATGATTGATAATTCTAAGAGAAATAATCGATTTCGAAAAATCGTTTTATCAAAAACCCAGGcaccttttaataataatcaatttctaATGGAAATTCATAAACCAGAACcagaaaataatttcaacttaTTCAGAACCCCGTCTGCTCGAACCCGGGATTCTAGTTTTAGTGTAGATTCAGaggaaaattactttttttcacTCCCAGAAGACGAGGAAGAATATTTAACCAAGGAATTTTCTAGTGTTTACGAAGACGCGCAAAGTGAACGGTTATCAAATATGTCTAAAAATGAACTTGTTCAAGAATATCTTTTGCTTGAGGCTAAATATGATAATCTCATAAAGAGGAATGAGCGAAGTAAAGTGAAAGACACGGAGGGAGACAAAGATGTGTCAGTAGCAGATAAGGATGTCTCAATTACGGATAAAGATAGCATGCTGACTGACCGGGATACTTCAGGTACATCTGTCATGTCTGGTTCAATAGACGAGCCCTCAGTTTATGACGTCATGCAGAGATTGAAGGAGCAAGATGAGCAAATTCGCGAACTACAGCTGGCTaatgaaaaattacttttagAAAATAGCCATTTAAGACAAAGAAATCAGGGCTCAAGTGAAGATTCAGAGAGTGACAGCTCTTCTACTTCTGATAGTTGCAGCAGTTCAAGTTGTAGTTCAAGTCCTGAACATGAACCTGTTTTGGTAAATGGTGATGTAGCAGCTAATGAAAACCACATTGTTAATGGAGAGCATAATGTCACGAATGGTGTACAACCAACTCCGCCTCTTGTCAATGGATTTCACAGTCCAAGTGATAAAAACTAA
- the LOC125071186 gene encoding tRNA-specific adenosine deaminase 2, which produces MSNSDINNFMKRALELASEALAAQEVPVGCVFTYEGTIVAESRNSVNITHNPTRHAEINCIDFLLDYCRNNNINYEHYFKDIVVFVTVEPCIMCAAALNNLKVKEVVYGCANDRFGGKTVLNVSDFYKHDYILRGHLLADEAMALLKQFYKGTNPNAPESKVKKAKQ; this is translated from the coding sequence ATGAGTAATTCagatataaataactttatgaaaAGAGCTCTTGAATTAGCTTCAGAAGCACTAGCTGCTCAGGAAGTTCCTGTAGGATGTGTTTTCACTTATGAGGGAACCATAGTTGCTGAATCTAGAAATAGTGTAAATATAACCCACAATCCGACAAGGCACGCAGAAATCAATTGTATAGATTTTCTGTTAGATTACtgtagaaataataacattaattatgagCATTACTTCAAAGATATAGTCGTTTTTGTTACTGTTGAACCATGTATCATGTGTGCTGcagctttaaataatttgaaggtTAAGGAGGTTGTGTACGGCTGTGCCAATGATAGATTTGGTGGTAAGACAGTATTGAATGTAAGTGACTTTTACAAACATGATTACATATTAAGGGGACATCTATTGGCTGATGAAGCTATGGcattattgaaacaattttacAAGGGTACCAATCCAAATGCACCAGaatctaaagtaaaaaaagctaaacaataa